Proteins from a single region of Dasypus novemcinctus isolate mDasNov1 chromosome 16, mDasNov1.1.hap2, whole genome shotgun sequence:
- the LOC101411652 gene encoding LOW QUALITY PROTEIN: large ribosomal subunit protein eL15-like (The sequence of the model RefSeq protein was modified relative to this genomic sequence to represent the inferred CDS: inserted 2 bases in 1 codon; substituted 1 base at 1 genomic stop codon), which produces MQWIVPLSHLAKLGLTVNAAELPSGLASLLVLCMCNHTLCQRSWAEREALARPALLAAISTISTVAAPSAPSKSRKVWVKINDRPFCLEVGIRVSQDSAYKYIQERWRKKQLGVMSFALRVRCWQYHQLSTLFRAPGPTRPDKACRLGYKAKQGYQXYRIXVRNGGSRHQVPKGATYGKPVHHGVNQLKFARSLQSVAVKWAGWHCGGSYRVGEDSTYKFFEVFMEALLKAIRRNPDLQWITNPVHKHWLMCGLMPVACKSCDLGKSHKFHHTTGGSHHAAWSRCSTHSSTITAYI; this is translated from the exons ATGCAATGGATTGTGCCTTTATCCCATTTGGCAAAATTGGGGTTGACAGTAAATGCTGCTGAATTGCCTAGTGGTCTGGCGAGCCTACTAGTTCTGTGCATGTGTAACCATACACTCTGTCAGCGGTCCTGGGCTGAGAGGGAGGCACTTGCTAGACCAGCATTACTGGCAGCGATCAGTACTATCAGCACAGTGGCTGCACCTAGTGCCCCTTCCAAAAGTAGAAAAGTTTGGGTAAAAATAAATGACAGGCCTTTCTGTCTAGAGGTAGGCATCAGGGTTAGCCAAGACAGTGCTTACAAGTACATCCAGGAACGATGGAGGAAGAAGCAGTTGGGTGTGATGTCCTTTGCTTTGAGGGTCCGCTGCTGGCAGTACCACCAGCTCTCTACACTCTTCAGGGCCCCTGGCCCCACCAGGCCAGATAAAGCTTGCAGACTGGGATATAAGGCCAAGCAAGGTTATCA CTACAGGATTTGAGTGCGCAATGGTGGCAGCAGACACCAGGTCCCTAAGGGTGCTACCTATGGCAAGCCTGTCCATCATGGTGTTAATCAGCTGAAGTTTGCTCGAAGCCTTCAGTCTGTTGCTGTGAAGTGGGCTGGATGGCACTGTGGAGGGTCTTACCGGGTTGGTGAAGATTCCACATACAAATTCTTTGAGGTATTCATGGAGGCACTCCTTAAAGCTATCAGAAGAAATCCTGACCTGCAATGGATCACCAATCCAGTCCACAAGCACTGGTTGATGTGTGGGCTGATGCCTGTGGCCTGCAAGAGCTGTGACCTTGGAAAGAGCCACAAGTTCCACCACACTACTGGTGGTTCCCACCACGCAGCTTGGAGCAGGTGCAGTACTCACAGCTCCACCATTACTGCTTATATCTAA